In the genome of Streptomyces collinus, one region contains:
- a CDS encoding response regulator — protein sequence MPSDTRILIVDDHEDTLYALESALAPLGYQLGRATSGDEALKQVLRGQVGLLLLDVRMPGVSGLEVVRYMRRVEQTQHIPVILLTGFGADHELTTTAFGLGVADLVLKPVDPWALRTKVRYLYDAHRRHLALEREVRRLRALTGEHTETAAHPRPGLPHPDARVPTQRPMGAHAGELEKDRT from the coding sequence ATGCCGTCGGATACCAGGATCCTCATCGTCGACGACCACGAGGACACGCTGTACGCGCTGGAGAGCGCCCTGGCCCCGCTGGGCTATCAGCTCGGCCGGGCCACCAGCGGCGACGAGGCACTCAAACAGGTGCTGCGCGGCCAGGTCGGCCTGCTCCTGCTCGACGTCCGCATGCCCGGCGTCAGCGGACTGGAGGTCGTGCGCTACATGCGGCGCGTGGAACAGACCCAGCACATCCCCGTCATCCTGCTCACCGGCTTCGGCGCCGACCACGAACTGACCACCACCGCCTTCGGCCTCGGCGTCGCCGACCTCGTCCTGAAACCCGTCGACCCCTGGGCCCTGCGCACCAAGGTCCGCTACCTCTACGACGCCCACCGGCGCCACCTCGCCCTCGAACGGGAAGTGCGCCGCCTGCGCGCCCTCACCGGGGAGCACACCGAGACCGCCGCACACCCCCGCCCCGGCCTGCCGCACCCCGACGCGCGCGTACCGACACAGCGACCCATGGGGGCGCACGCCGGGGAACTCGAAAAGGACCGCACGTAG
- a CDS encoding chorismate mutase — protein sequence MTTSNTGSPDADPAVREELARLRDSIDNIDAAVVHMLAERFKATQQVGHLKARHQLPPADPAREARQIARLRSLAENAKLDPAFAEKFLNFIVAEVIRHHERIADETLNGSATGAN from the coding sequence ATGACCACCAGCAACACCGGTTCCCCCGACGCCGACCCCGCCGTCCGCGAAGAGCTCGCCCGGCTGCGCGACAGCATCGACAACATCGACGCGGCCGTCGTCCACATGCTCGCCGAGCGCTTCAAGGCCACCCAGCAGGTCGGCCACCTCAAGGCCCGGCACCAGCTGCCGCCCGCCGACCCGGCCCGCGAGGCCCGCCAGATCGCCCGGCTGCGCTCCCTGGCCGAAAACGCCAAGCTCGACCCGGCCTTCGCCGAGAAGTTCCTCAACTTCATCGTCGCCGAGGTCATCCGCCACCACGAGCGCATCGCGGACGAGACGCTCAACGGCTCCGCCACCGGCGCCAACTGA
- a CDS encoding GNAT family N-acetyltransferase, which translates to MTSEQHTVAASLRVGGQDDDLEKRLDEELTALNTAAAGGAVTEPLSVRVTDDTGDLVGGLTAWTWGTLCSVDMLWIREGRRHSGWGSRLMRAAEAEAARRGCTDMIVSTYSFQAPAFYPTLGFKERARIRGVPGGHEDIYFHKRLSPPKDETAGGHPA; encoded by the coding sequence GTGACCAGCGAACAGCACACCGTCGCCGCCTCGCTCCGGGTGGGCGGCCAGGACGACGACCTCGAAAAACGGCTCGACGAGGAGCTGACCGCCCTCAACACCGCCGCAGCCGGCGGCGCCGTCACCGAACCCCTCTCCGTCCGCGTCACCGACGACACCGGCGACCTCGTCGGCGGGCTCACCGCCTGGACCTGGGGCACCCTGTGCTCCGTGGACATGCTCTGGATCCGGGAGGGCCGGCGCCACTCCGGCTGGGGAAGCCGGCTGATGCGCGCGGCGGAGGCCGAGGCGGCCCGGCGCGGCTGCACCGACATGATCGTCTCCACGTACAGCTTCCAGGCACCCGCCTTCTACCCGACGCTCGGCTTCAAGGAACGGGCCCGCATCCGGGGCGTCCCCGGCGGCCACGAGGACATCTACTTCCACAAACGACTCTCACCGCCGAAGGATGAGACGGCCGGCGGCCACCCCGCGTGA